The Phaeodactylum tricornutum CCAP 1055/1 chromosome 8, whole genome shotgun sequence DNA segment CTTACGCGAGCGTATATACACCTCAAAGACCATGGTCACGGCATAGTACAAGCCGAATGCTGTCCCACAGCGATTGTACCCGTCCGAGATAACAAGTGGAGCGCTGTCTTCCAATGATGTTTGGCAGACAACTTGCATCGTCACCAACTTCGGAGAGTTCAACACTTCCGGCTGTAGTGTACTGATCATCCCCTCGACTTCGCCGCTTCCTGGGATTGAGTAAATTTCCATACTTTTCCCGTGGTGGTCCGGAGCCCGACAAAATGCCAACGAAGGATCCACACCACTTTATGGTGCACGTGTCAGCCTGGGTCGAAAGGACGTTAGAGAAGGTATGTTTTTTTTGCGTGGAATGTTGTTGATGGGATCGTGCACGAAATGGGAAGTTGAAAGCTACTTTTTCAATATAAACTATTACCAGGCGGAGCAGAAAAGCGTCATGTCGGTGAAGCCGTGCCAACTAGTCCAGGTGGAGCTACGTTAAAAGACGAGTACAATGCGTTGATACACACAGTTTACCTTCTCTACCGGCGCCACTAAGCGCCAAATCTGTATCTATCAAATTGTTGCTATACCTCATTGAGACCTGCTTCTTCTGTAGTCGAGAATAGCCAAAATCTTCGAATAGCAACGAAGCCTTCGCTGCACCGGAGTTGTGACACCCTAAAGTTGACGTTATACGACTAAGAATGTTCCAATGTACTGTCGCAAAATCGTTTCGCTCACCATCCGCcaaagtttccaaaagagGTTGACTTTGGTGGAGGTGGCAGCCGAGACGGAATCGTGGTTCCGGCGTTTTCCACCGTCGCCGGCTTGAACGACTTCACTTTGTCCCGTAAATACCGGCCAACTTCCTGCGATGGCTGCCCCCTCGTCTCCTTCGGCTTCTCGAAAAGACTATTTTCATGGTTGGGTGTTCGGGCCTCCACGAGTAGTCGGATCcgctcttcttccttttctgtgGCTTCTTTGCATGGGTTCGCTAACACGTCAGTTCCGAAGATCATAATCTTTTCTAAAGGCCTTTCCTTTTTGTCTCTTCCGACCTTTTCCGTCAATTTAAGGACTTCCATGCCATCGATCACTGTCGCAAACACGCTGTGTTTTCGGTCCAAGTGATTACAACTCTTGTAGGTAATGAAAAACTGTCGCGTTCCAGTATTTGGTCCCGCATTTGCCATTGAGACAACACCCCCACCCGTATGCTTCAATCGCTCGTCAAATTCGTCAGCCAGTGTTCCACCCCAGACGCTTTCGTCCGGCCCATCCTTGCACTTGCCCCCTTGGATCATGAAGTTGGGGATAAGGCGGTGAAATTCTGTTCCGTCATACATCTTCTGTTCGCACAGTCCCAAAAAGTTGGCACACGTTCGTGGAACCATCTCACAATGCAGTTCGAGTGTTAGATCCCCCAACGTTGTTCGTAATCGGACGTAtcccttctttttcattttacGCATCACGCGAAATTGAGCTTctcgaatttcttcttcggtcgCATCACGGTCTTGGTTTATCTGGGAGACTTCAAACGCGGTTGACGTGAACGAGGCCGCGCCCTTGCCAGTTGTGTATTGGACCCCTGTCACATCTTTTGCCAGTATTCTTGGGCGTTTGCTGTCTCCCGATGAGGTGGCAGGAGCTACTCGCTTCTTTTGAGCTGCTGTTTCCGATATAGCTTTATTCTTGTTCAGCTGTTCCATCACTCTCGTGGCCGTCAAACTATGCCGGACCGTCCCGGTGTTTCCCTTATCCTTTTCCAGCTCACGTGAATGCTTGATATGATAGAACCGATTGATGTCCTTGCGCTGATTGAAAGCTTCGTCGCTCGGGTCGTTGAGAATGATGACATCAGTTTTGCTACTGAATTTCTGTCCCGAAATGAGATCTTCAAAGTTTTTTGCTTTGAGATTCAGCTCGCGGTATGCTTCGTAAGAATAGACGTTGGCTTCGTTCCCTCCTGGCTGCAGAATAGCTACAATTTTGGTGTGATCATAAAAAGGCTTTGTCAAAACCGGGCATTGCCAACGCCCTTCCTCGTCCTTGTCCATATGCAGGGTGACAATATCTCGCGATGTTGCTGGTTCTCCAGTCACTGGGTCCGTCTTGTGCTTCATTAGAAACGGTAGTAAGGAAGAATTTTCAAATACAATACCCTGTCGTGTACACACGGGATGTTCGTACGGTGTCAAGCCTAACGCGCAGTGCGAAAAGGGCAGTCGTCGTTGGACAGCCGACGCGGTCGCTTGTAGTGCCGAACCGGAGCGAACTTGTGAGGTCCATCGATGCTCCCTCGCCGACTGGTACTGTTtctcttttt contains these protein-coding regions:
- a CDS encoding predicted protein, whose amino-acid sequence is MVKKQKEKQYQSAREHRWTSQVRSGSALQATASAVQRRLPFSHCALGLTPYEHPVCTRQGIVFENSSLLPFLMKHKTDPVTGEPATSRDIVTLHMDKDEEGRWQCPVLTKPFYDHTKIVAILQPGGNEANVYSYEAYRELNLKAKNFEDLISGQKFSSKTDVIILNDPSDEAFNQRKDINRFYHIKHSRELEKDKGNTGTVRHSLTATRVMEQLNKNKAISETAAQKKRVAPATSSGDSKRPRILAKDVTGVQYTTGKGAASFTSTAFEVSQINQDRDATEEEIREAQFRVMRKMKKKGYVRLRTTLGDLTLELHCEMVPRTCANFLGLCEQKMYDGTEFHRLIPNFMIQGGKCKDGPDESVWGGTLADEFDERLKHTGGGVVSMANAGPNTGTRQFFITYKSCNHLDRKHSVFATVIDGMEVLKLTEKVGRDKKERPLEKIMIFGTDVLANPCKEATEKEEERIRLLVEARTPNHENSLFEKPKETRGQPSQEVGRYLRDKVKSFKPATVENAGTTIPSRLPPPPKSTSFGNFGGW